The nucleotide sequence ttttattctattctaGAAATCAATAATCATGGATAAGGACGCAGATCTGGCAAGTGCTCCACCAAAGAAGACCAGGGTAGAGGTGCAGTCTCTGCCAGCCAGGCAGTATCTAGACCAAACAGTGGTGCCTATTCTACTACAGGCACTCTCCAGCTTGGCTAAGGAAAGGCCACCAGATCCAATCAATTATTTGGCCTCTTATCTTCTACGAAATAAAAGCCAGTTTGACACTGGTGGATCTCCTCCCACCACACAATGACTTTCGTGCATAGGAAATCAATTTTGTGAACAATTGTGCGTGCATGCTGTCTTGAAcaacattttaatttaaaacagtGAAAAACTGATAATTCAGTAAGCTTAAAGTTTTGGAGCATTTGTTAAATAATACAAGCTTGTAATTTACACACATGTAATCATGTATCCAGGCATGCGTTAGCCTTTTTCTCTGAGTTTCGTTTGAtaatgaagtgtaatatacaGCTATGAAGTAATATACAGCTAtgaattgttaaaattttcaaatatttttaatcgaGACTTGcacatttttacaataataataataatgataataatacaatttttctttaaggtatatatttaaataaaatatatatttaacatAATTTGGATGCATTAGATTTACCTCTAATATTACAATAGCTTAGGCTTGTCAACATATTGCTTGCCATGGTGAACAATTGTCGTGAAAGTGCCAGCCACCATTGCTGCCCAAAACAGCATGTAAAGTAGGATTTCTGTTGTATACCTCGTAGGCAAAATCATTTGAGCAGCTAGCATTGCAGAAGCCACCAAGAGAATTAGTGGGAATGTTGCGTATCTCCAGTTTCTTTCAGATTCTAATGGACATGAAACGGTTAAACATTCACCTTCCTGTACCATGTATCTTCCCAAAAATAGATTTATAGAAtcctaaaattaatttttattagtgTGACTTTAACCTGctcaaaatattattatattattattcaatgATCATCCATTTTCCTGTTACCTGTCGGAAACCAtcagcaaaattatttttgtaatatctAGTAAGAGAATTCATGCCATCTCTCATAGCTCCCATCTTAGTTCGCTTGCCTGTTCTTGTGAAATCTGTCTTCAAAGCACTAGTTCCAGAGTACTGAGTACTAATGACATCAGCATTGTCAGCCCAAACCTTGTGATACCGAAAATATTTGTATgagtatttgaaaattaacAACCATTGATATTTTGCTTTTTAGGAATGAAACAAACGTTTTTCTTATTACctgtttgaataaaaattcaactGAAGGATGCTCATCTACATTCCTTAAAATTTCCAATTTGGACAAAGCATCTGAAAGTACCCTCTTGGCCAACATACTCTGTACTACGTTTGTTCTATCTAAACAGTCAATGCAATTTGTCCTAAAAATGCCATCTTGAACAGATACTAATACTCCATCTCTTGTTAACAAAAAGTAACCCATTTGCTCTTGATCAGGAGCAAGACGAGCCATTAGTATATCCAGTCTATGCCATTGCATTTTTCGACATTCTGCATGAAAATCAAATGCTTCATATCTTATGTTCTGATTCTTCAATTCTTGCACAATTTCCCTGTATGACCTTTCCAAAGTTGCCTCTGCACCTTTCTGATCAATCTACAAATGACAACATAGTAataagcaaacttaaaattttacaatccaacaataattaaaaatattttaccaaATTGACTATAATTTGTTTCCCATAATGGAATATTTGACTCTCAAAATGTCTGGCAGAAGCTACTAAATGATTTTCATTTGGCATTATCTGTGGTTTTGgcttatattttaaattggGAGCTTGTTGCCAAAATAGAGGAATTGAACCACGAGTTTGAACAAATGAACTCTTACTACCGTTCACTTCTAGAATTTGTTCTGTTTCAACAAAGTTTGAAACATTTCCATTACTATCAATACCACGAGAAAAAAGTCTTGTACCAGCTCTATGAATTGAGCGTCTAGATATTATACCCCAATTGAATGGAGTTCCATTGACCACAATAGTGTTCAAAGAAACAACTATACTTTAATCattaagaaaaattgttcataaacaatgtttttgaaatcaaatgattatttttaaaataaatattaaaaggaTACAGCCATGTATGATTGGAAGACAGAATTTATGATGTTCTGGTCTTGCTGCAAGAGGTTGTAGCAAATATGAATTCCATATGAACCTAGAATCTGCCCTCTCATGTAGTGGCATCTGTAAagaacattttgaaaaaattgaaataagaaaatgtataCCTTTTCAGCCTTAGATACTCTTATATAAATAGAAATTATCTCACCTGAAGGAAATCTGGTGGTGTGTTATGAAGCCTTTGCATTGTACAGCTTAGATCATACGCATAACTAAAGTAAAAATGAGGTGTACTCAACACAGACTTTATCATTTCCAAATAGGTATTGTTGTTGCGAATCTGCTTTTCATCCAAATGGGTCATTGATCTTGTGTAGGGTATTATAAAGGTAgaaacaattttgaaaatgtcttGATTTGCTAAGGTACCAACTTTTTGTGCATCGTCTATAACTATTAAGTAAGGGCAAGCTAACAGCCGAACGATTCCTATAATACCCCATATTTTCCTGCGACTAGCAGTCTGAGGAATTTGACTAGGAtttgaaactgaaaaaataaaacaaataagCGATGGAAGTGGCCACTAGCTTTCCAACTGGACCATTACTCTGCAAAAAAATGTTACCTTGAGTATAAATCTGATGACTTGTCCTATCTATAACAAGTAAGATTTTTGTTCTCACAGGTTCTATGTAAAATTTGTCTGGAGTGGCATATCTGAAAGTGAATAAGGAAGCATTCAAATTTTCATTCATAACAGCTTAGCCAGCTTAGTCAGCAACTCAAAAATCATTTCTATACTCACAAATAAAGATCATCGTAAACATCTGTGCTTGCAGCCATCTTTCAAATCTTTAATAAGTATACTTATATCGACACCGAAAAAGTGCTAACGCATCTAAGCATATAATTATAGGTATTAATATCAACAAAGTCAGGCCAACAATCGAGAGAACTGCCTGGAATGTGACGTGTAGCCCTTTCAGCCTCCTCTCCTATATTTACAGATGCAGCAcagccagcagcagctgaCCGACTCTTAGATACTACTAGGTGCTCCTCGCGATTGAAGATAAAAAGCAATGTATCCTCGGAGGACTGCAGGTGCACGACACTCGCAAGAACTGTCAACTCGTATGCGGAAAAGTCGAGTGCGCGTTGCTCATTGCGACGACGATCCTGGAAAATTACACGTCGAGCTCGTTCCTCGCGTTTCAGCGTAGTGCAGTTGCGCGTAGCCTTTTAATTATACGTATGTCTCGCGCAGCAGTGTACGCTTATAATATAAGTATCAGTCTTCGGCTTCTCTGGGCTCTTCCGAGCTTTTGCCGTCTTCAGGGTTCAGGGACACACAATAAGGCATAGGTTAGATTCTGCTAAGCCGATGCTCCGATTGGACGGGAAATTCATCGGCCTATCTGGAATACGGTATACTGGAAATCGAATAAATTACGAGAATTGCAGCTTCGCGATATTCACGCGTGAGCTATTCCAGAAGATGACTTTTGTTATCGTTATAACCGTTCTGGAAAATTCTATGGGATTTGATCTTTTCTGCTTATAAGTAtttattatcgttttttcattttggaGCAGGATCCAGGATCCCTCCGCGGATATTCATATTCGCGCTCGTCGCGACCGATCTTACCGACTGTCAATCCAATCAGATAAGGATTCGCTAAACATCCGCAAAGCATAGGTATACTGCTTCGATAAGGGAAAATTCCCCGAAAAATCGATCGCAACAATGCGGAATCATAATCACCCGCAGACCcttgaaaaaaagagaaacaacaacaaataataataaaaacagtCGAGGTAGTGTAGGGGGCGACGTTGGTGCATATCTCAATATCTGCTCCTGCTGTGTTGGCTCTTATCGCTGCTCCCTCCCCGTCGCCGCTCCGTCCGAAAATAATCCAATCCcctcgcgcgacgacgacgactacaaAAAGTGCACGAAGCTATAGTCTAGTACTCTAGTGCGCGCCCACGCAGAGAGTAGACTATAGTGTATtgcgtatatctatatagcgTTATGAGAGCTGAAGAGTAGCTGCTGCTTGTCGTGcggggagagagcgagaaaataACAACCGATCGAGCGATCCTCGCGTCGGGACGTCCATTTTCCATTACGAGTCGACGTCGTCCAAGCATACCCTCGTCAGTACTGAGTACAGTCCGTGCAGCGCCTATTGCTACATCGCGAGTCTCCACACACTGCACTGCACAGTGCACAGTGTGGCTCGTCGACTCGCGCGAGctctggagagagagagagagagagagagagagagagagagagagagagagagagagagagagagagagagagagagagagagagagagagagagagagagagagagaagggagaAAGACAGGGAGTACGGAGTATAGAGGCATATACGAGACGAGACTGTGTGCAgcgcaaaaataaaaactccGAGCTGGCGGACAAAGAGGAGCCTGGCTCTTGGCGTTTTCACGTCCGCCTCGGCCCAGTGTCTCGTCTCTGACCATCGCGGCGCAGCGTATAGTATACCTCAGCAGGCTCACGCctgagtgcgagagagaaagagataaggAGGacgtcgcgagcgagcgagagggagaacgAAAATTCGTTCCGTACACTGCGGAGAGAGAAGCACCGTTGCAGTGCGTTACTGTGACGTGATGACGATGCTtctactgctgctgttgggAGCGAGGAGAGCTGACTCTCTACTGCTCGCCTGCTGAGACACTGCGACGTTGATACGTAGGTACCTAACACGAGCGAGACAGAGAGTGTGAGTCGTGCTAGTTGTACACCTATTGGAGAGACCCCGGATGAAGACCGACTTCAGGATCGACTGACGGGAGGTCAATGTTGATATTTTTCGAGACTGACCCCGCTAGAATGTCAACATTTTTCTCGCGTCGCACCTAACGCGCCTAAAGAAAACAGCAGAGTGCCAGCACTCGTGATTTTGCGGATCGTTCAACGTTCTACATTTCAAGAGCTCGGATTTGGCCTGAATCACGGTGGACGCACGGGCGCGCTTTGTCTCTGCTGTTCTATACACAAGTGCCCTGGCCTGCTGCGACAGGCCAATGTCTCCACTATCAGTCGAGGAGTCGTCCAGTGTTTTCTAGTGACAGTGCAGTGTAATTGAATAATAGGAGCAAAGAAGCTAGAGCAAGATGGCAGAGGTAGATCCGGAGACCCTGCTCGAGTGGCTGAGCATGGGACAGGGTGATGAAAGAGACATGCAACTGATAGCGCTGGAGCAGCTCTGCATGCTGCTGCTCATGTCTGATAACGTTGATCGATGCTTCGAGAGGTATCTGTTTGCTTGGGAGTCATGCGCGAATGTCTGGCATTTGTGGACGTTAATTGATGCTTTTTTTTGCAGCTGTCCACCCAGAACATTTTTGCCAGCCCTTTGCCGTATATTCTTGGATGAGCTGGCCCCGGACAGCGTTCTGGAGGTGACTGCCAGAGCCATTACTTACTATCTTGATGTCTCTGCAGAATGTACACGACGAGTGGTGGCTATGGAGGGTGCCATCAAGGCCATCTGCAGTCGTCTCTCTTGTGCTGGACTTGGATCAAGAGCCAGCAGAGACCTGGCCGAACAGTGTATAAAGGTTTGTAATATAAACAGTTTCACCACAGAATTTAGCTTGGCCAacaaatttattgtttaactgTAAAACGTGTTGGGGTCAGTATGAGTCACACTGAGTCATTCACAAGAAATGAAAGTTATTTACCTTTGGCATGGAAATTTCTTGAAATCAAATTGCTTATCACTACCTTGCATCAATTAACTACTGTAACTATTTTTTACTGacattttttgattaaaaaaaaatgaaatattatatttttaatagataaTATGGATGCAAGAAGTTTGTTTATAATACAGAAATCTGTCAGCTTACAACTGCTCAGTGTTTTGGGGGTAATATGAATCACTGTTGACTCATGTGTTttggaattttttatttgcatgCTCCCACAATCCTCTTCAAAATAGATCTTAAAATATTACCTTTCATTGCACTCAACACTTTCACTGGTGCAAATAAAGAGACAAAAATATCTCAtgataaaatcaattttctattTCTTCTAATGCTAAGATTATCACTCCAGCAAAATCGTGCACAGAAATGATTTTTCATTGACTTATGCAATATTGCAATTAATTACAGATCTAAACGCGATCGCATGCGTATAactataaattatttgaattaatttagtaaacaataaaatcaatagGTTCCTGTATATGAATTAgcttatataataaaataatagctAGCTGTCCTTGGTAATTACACTCAAGTAAATACTGCTATTATACTTGTGacctttttgttttttacattCATGTTTTCCAGGTTCAGATGCAaataaaagaacaaaaatccTAGCCGTTTGTCTCATGTCTTTTAAAGTAACTTAGAATAACTCGCGTTTACTTGTGccgttattaataaaaaaaaaatttttgaaactgGCCAATAGTTTGATAGATAATACATCGATACTAAAATAGCGTTTCATTATTCCGTTCGGTTATTTTCACCGACGCTTCGTGCACATAAAAGTCTcatgtaaaattaataaattggtattttttatttccaggTTCTGGAACTGGTCTGCGCCAGAGAAGCAGGTGCAGTCTTCGAGGCTGGCGGCCTTCCGTGCGCTCTGTCTTTTATCCGCGAGCACGGCGCTCAGGTGCATCGTGACACCTTGCACTCAGCCATGGCTGTAGTCTCGCGACTCTGCGGAAAAGTCGAGCCCCAGGACAAGTCTTTGCCCGACTGTGTGGAGGCCCTGTCGACGCTTTTGCGTCATGAGGACGCCCACGTGGCCGACGGCGCGCTACGTTGCTTCGCTTCACTGGCTGATAGATTCTCCAGGCGCGGCACCGATCCGGCACCGCTCGCTTGTAATGGATTGGTTTCTGAATTGCTCTATAGGTGGGTATTTTCCATTgagttttcttatttatttatttatttattttatttttttttaccaattCTACAGAGTCAAAACGTGCGTTAAGTATATAGATAATGAAACCgttaatttgtaaataatttagttAACGTATTTCTACTTTGCGAAAACgctaaaattcataaaatatttacgatTGTGTACATAAGTAGAGTGATAATTTTGCAAGGAGAGCgatcaatattttaatttacctattttataaattttttttgcattctAGACTGTCGAATGCAGCCGGCCCCATCTCGTCGATCAACACCACACCAGGAAACCCCAAGACTCCGCCAACACCGAGCGTCGCGGCTACGACCATTCCCGCGCCTGAAGCCAAATCTTGTGCCTCCGTATCGACCATCATCAGCCTCTTATCTACTCTGTGCCGCGGTTCAGCTTCGATAACCCATGACTTGCTGCGTTCCGAACTGCCGGACGCTATTGAGAAAGCTCTGAAAGGCGATGAGCGATGCGCTCTAGATTCCATGCGATTGGTAGATCTGCTGCTGGTGCTTTTGTTCGAGGGCAGGTCGGCTCTTGGTCGAGCCAATGCAAGCGGTGGCTCATCCGGACCACTTCTACCTCGACTTCGACGACTCGACAGTGCCGGAGAGAAATCGCATAGGCAGCTGATAGACTGTATTAGATCCAAGGACACCGATGCTTTGATCGAGGCGATAGAATCAGGCGGTATCGAGGTGAACTTTATGGATGATGTTGGACAGACCCTACTCAACTGGGCCTCAGCTTTTGGCACCCAGGAAATGGTCGAGTTTCTCTGTGATAAAGGAGCTGATGTTAACAAAGGTCAGCGCTCTTCGAGTCTTCACTATGCTGCGTGCTTCGGGAGACCGGCTATCGCTAAAGTTCTGTTAAGACACGGAGCCAATCCGGATCTCCGCGACGAAGACGGAAAGACACCGTTAGATAAAGCGAGAGAACGCGTGGATGAGGGTCACCGTGAGGTCGCCGCCATCTTACAATCCCCGGGCGAGTGGATGCTGCCACCGCCTAGCCAGGACGATAGAAAGCTGGAAAACGATGTCAAGGAATTTACCGAGCCCAAGGGCGATCCTGAGATGGCTCCTGTATATCTGAAAAGACTGCTACCCGTGTTCTGCTCGACTTTCCAGTCGACGATGCTGCCGAGCGTGAGGAAAGCGAGTTTGAGTCTAATACGCAAGATGGTACATTACATTCAGCCAGAGTTACTCGCTGAAACCTGTGGTGCCGACAAGACCACCGGCTGTGGCGCTATGCTCGTCGAAGTTATTGCCAACGTACTCGACAACGAGGTAAGTCGTCTTTCCTTTTAGAAGAAAACGACGAAACAGTGTTATCCGGAGAACACGTGTTAGTGATAAATGCGAATAGTTGGGCACATGTACTCACGGCCCGGCCGGAATTCTGTCGGCAGGAGTTCGATATAAAAGCAAGCTCCCCGTCGTCGGCGATGTCGTCGAGCTCACCACCGCCGCCTCCGTGTCTCGAAACATTTATTGGCCCTAAAATGCCATTCTCTGCGCGCAAGCTTTCCCAGTACTACATTCTCGTCAAGACGGTAACGTCCGTCCCAGATTCTTGCTACTTACTATATCTTTGCTCTATTTTTGTACTTGTACTGTTAAAACCGTTGGTTTTTACTGATATCTCTGTAACTCTTAACCCAAAGCTAACTCTCGAACAGACCTCCATCAAACAATTATATCTGAGCTCCGCCTTCTCGATTCACGTGCCTGCTCGAGAACGCGCGCTGTCGTTCAATATATACATCAAATATGTATCAATGAGCATCATCCGCCCATCTCTGTATAATGCGTGATATATCTCAGCTAACGAATGTGTAACCAATCTTTGTTTGACGTTGAATTTGCACTTGAGACTCCCATGTTACCAACAATGACGttcctttctcttttttttatgtgtTCAAGTTTGCTTGTGTCAGACCGAGCGACCGAGTGTTCATAAACGCTTGCTGATTTATAGGAGACGTATCGTTAAGATACATATAGGTACTGCGTACTTTAATCGACTTGACACTTTTACCATGTCTTAGAGACTCTCGAGACTCGAGGGATGGAGTGTAACTTACCGCACATGTTGCAAGCGTTCATCTGCTAGATTTTCTAATACTCGACATTAATGTCGTTTAATACAAACTTACCTTCCACTAAAATGATTACTAACtccctttttttatttttcgcgcaCAGGAAGACGAGGATGGTCACCTGGTAGTGCTGCAAATGATCCAAGACCTGATGGTCAAGGGCAAGGATGAGTTCCTCGAGCACTTTGCCCGTCTTGgagttttttcaaaagtcgGCGCCTTAGCAGGACCGCAGGATGCTACTTCAGAACCAGAAATAGAAGCCAGTAGTAGCGTAGTTCAGACAACACCTACAACTACGACCAACTCGGAGGAGCAGAAGCTTGAAGATGCGAAGGAACTGCTAGTAGGCAAGGCCTACCACTGGAGGGATTGGTGTATTTGCCGTGGTCGCGACTGTCTGTACGTCTGGTCAGATGCAGCAGCATTGGAGCTATCAAATGGAAGCAACGGCTGGTTTAGATTCATCCTAGACGGCAAGTTGGCTACAATGTACTCAAGCGGCAGTCCCGAGGGAGGCACTGACACAACAGGTAGTGATGACATTTctaatatgtttttttttgtgcagaGTAATGATACGCGTTGAgaactttaaatataaatcaGATATTCCGTTACATAATGCGGTGAAAAAAACCTGTAATATATGGATGCGGTGCGTCTCATTACGCTGCATATTTCTTACTTGCTCTGCTCGTGCTACAAATCACATTGCATCTTATCCTCTACCCGTACCTCTCTATCTCGTTTTATCTCtgtcttttattttctctattGCGAATACGATTAATGATCTCTGGGCGCAGAGAATAGCTTAGAAAATAACTTGTTTTATCGACTGCCTACAGGAAAGGGAGGGAGGAACACCGAGTCTCTGACCACTGAAGGTAGGTACGGCTCCCGGCCATTTAGCATCCATACACATAATTCAACTTTCGACTCTCATTctcataataaaaaacaaacaaagaaaaacagaGTATTGTGGGCACAAATCGAACAGAAAGTAATGACGTTCAACTAGATGCTTTAATAGGATCGTTTTGCGAAATATGTATTGCAGAAAATCGCGGCGAGTTTTTGGAAAAGTTGCAGCGAGCTCGCAGTCAGGTGAAACCCAACTCTGTCAGTCAACCAATATTGTCGAGACCGGGTCCAACAAGGCTGGTTATCGGTAATTGGGCTCTGTCTAGTAAAAAAGATAGCGAGCTGTGCATTCACAACAGCGATGGACAGCAGCAAGCTACGATTTTGAGGGAAGATCTACCGGgttttattttcgaatcgaaCAGAGGAACGAAGCACTCTTTTACTGCGGAAACGAGTTTAGGTAAATGTACTGAGAttggtaattttatttatgtatttgaCGCCTAAGTtaagatttattctttatataataaattcaacttaaacTAGGTGTcaaatctcaaaaaaaaagttatttacataaaaaatataataggTCCAGAATTTTCCGCGGGATGGGCAGGAAAACGAGGCAAGCGTTTGCGCTCAAAGATGgaagcaataaaacaaaaagtaaaGACCCAGGCCCAAGAGATCTACGAATGCTACTTCAAAGCAGCCCAGGCTCAACCTCGCGGAGTCGTGGCGAAACTAGCAGCAATCGTTACCCAGATAGAAAAAGCCTGCCACAAACAGCAACAACAATCTGGCAGTCGCGAGTGGCGTACAATCTTACAGAGTGCTTTGGATGAGTTAAAGGTACTCTTGAACGAAGAGGGTAAAGTATCGGCCTACGAACTGCATTCCAGTGGCCTCATACAGGCGCTCCTGGCACTTCTTGCTGCACCGCCTAACACCAGCGCGCAACAGTTCTCACCGAGAATGAACAAGTTGAGGCTTCAAAGAATAGCTGTATTTAAGAGCTGCTTTCAGTCCAAAGACACTGATAAAGGTGACAACTTTGCAAAGATACTCGTACAGAAACTTGTATCTGTGCTAGAATCTATCGAGAAGTTGCCGGTTTATCTGTATGATACTCCTGGATCTGGATATGGATTGCAGGTATGTGTTTTACAGTAGATCTAATGATAGACTGCGTGaaagttttattataaatcatgTCTACAATGGTCTAATTATTCACAGGTTTTAACGAGACGGCTGAGGTTTAGATTAGAGAAGGCAGTTGGTGAAAGTGCATTGATTGATAGAACTGGTAGAAATTTAAAGATGGAACCACTTAGTACTGTACAGCAATTGGAAAATCATTTGTTAAAAATGGTCGCCAAACAGTGGCATGATCATGACAGAGCTACATTTACTTTTGTTAAGAAACTAAAAgaaggaaataaaataaactttaaGTATCAACACGACTTTGATGAAAATGGAGTATTATATTGGATAGGAACAAATGCAAAGTAAGAAAATAGAAAGTTAATTACAGTTTTCAATACGAGAATGCGGTGACTTTTTGATTGCTTAACCAAACGTCCTTCTTTTTTAGAACATGTCCTGAATGGGTGAATCCCGGTCAATATGGCCTCGTAATAGTTACTTCGAGTGACGGTCGTAATTTGCCGTATGGACACCTTGAAGATATTCTCAGTCGAGACCCATCTGCTATGAATTGTCATACCAATGATGACAAAAGAGCCTGGTTCTCCATAGATTTAGGAGTTTGGATTATACCAACAGCGTATACATTAAGGCATGCTAGAGGCTACGGTAAAAGCGCTTTAAGAAATTGGATGCTTCAGGTAATTACCGTACATAATTGCGCATGAAATCtctctattttatttattttttaaaataattcaatgaaAAATGTCATGTATTGTTCAAAATAGGCATCTAAAGATGGTATAAACTGGACAACGATTTACACCCACGTAGACGATTGTTCGTTAAACGAGCCGGGAAGTACAGCTACTTGGACCTTAGAGCCACCAGCAGTGAGTGACGACTCTCAAGGCTGGCGTCATTTGAGGTTGCAACAAACCGGCAAAAATGCTTCAGGTCAGACTCATTACCTGTCGGTATCGGGTTTCGAAGTTTACGGTGAAGTCACCGGCGTTTGCGAAGACTTAGGACGAGCTGCCAAAGAAGCTGAGGCTTGTGTGCGCCGACAACGGCGGTTGATTAGATCACAAGTTTTGAGACACCTGGTAGCAGGTGCTAGAGTTGCTCGAGGTCTAGATTGGAAGTGGAGAGATCAGGATGGTGTACCTCCTGGTAAGTGATTTGGTTCATTCTGTTAATTTATATGAATACGCTTTTGTTTGCTACAATCTTGTATTCTTCGCACAGGTGAAGGAACTGTAACAGGAGAACTTCATAACGGATGGATCGACGTCACATGGGATAACGGATGTTCAAACTCTTATCGAATGGGTGCGGAGGGAAAGTATGATTTGAGACTCGTTTGCAGCGGTAATACTAGTATGGAA is from Nasonia vitripennis strain AsymCx chromosome 1, Nvit_psr_1.1, whole genome shotgun sequence and encodes:
- the LOC100122276 gene encoding E3 ubiquitin-protein ligase HECTD1 isoform X8, which translates into the protein MAEVDPETLLEWLSMGQGDERDMQLIALEQLCMLLLMSDNVDRCFESCPPRTFLPALCRIFLDELAPDSVLEVTARAITYYLDVSAECTRRVVAMEGAIKAICSRLSCAGLGSRASRDLAEQCIKVLELVCAREAGAVFEAGGLPCALSFIREHGAQVHRDTLHSAMAVVSRLCGKVEPQDKSLPDCVEALSTLLRHEDAHVADGALRCFASLADRFSRRGTDPAPLACNGLVSELLYRLSNAAGPISSINTTPGNPKTPPTPSVAATTIPAPEAKSCASVSTIISLLSTLCRGSASITHDLLRSELPDAIEKALKGDERCALDSMRLVDLLLVLLFEGRSALGRANASGGSSGPLLPRLRRLDSAGEKSHRQLIDCIRSKDTDALIEAIESGGIEVNFMDDVGQTLLNWASAFGTQEMVEFLCDKGADVNKGQRSSSLHYAACFGRPAIAKVLLRHGANPDLRDEDGKTPLDKARERVDEGHREVAAILQSPGEWMLPPPSQDDRKLENDVKEFTEPKGDPEMAPVYLKRLLPVFCSTFQSTMLPSVRKASLSLIRKMVHYIQPELLAETCGADKTTGCGAMLVEVIANVLDNEEDEDGHLVVLQMIQDLMVKGKDEFLEHFARLGVFSKVGALAGPQDATSEPEIEASSSVVQTTPTTTTNSEEQKLEDAKELLVGKAYHWRDWCICRGRDCLYVWSDAAALELSNGSNGWFRFILDGKLATMYSSGSPEGGTDTTGKGGRNTESLTTEENRGEFLEKLQRARSQVKPNSVSQPILSRPGPTRLVIGNWALSSKKDSELCIHNSDGQQQATILREDLPGFIFESNRGTKHSFTAETSLGPEFSAGWAGKRGKRLRSKMEAIKQKVKTQAQEIYECYFKAAQAQPRGVVAKLAAIVTQIEKACHKQQQQSGSREWRTILQSALDELKVLLNEEGKVSAYELHSSGLIQALLALLAAPPNTSAQQFSPRMNKLRLQRIAVFKSCFQSKDTDKGDNFAKILVQKLVSVLESIEKLPVYLYDTPGSGYGLQVLTRRLRFRLEKAVGESALIDRTGRNLKMEPLSTVQQLENHLLKMVAKQWHDHDRATFTFVKKLKEGNKINFKYQHDFDENGVLYWIGTNAKTCPEWVNPGQYGLVIVTSSDGRNLPYGHLEDILSRDPSAMNCHTNDDKRAWFSIDLGVWIIPTAYTLRHARGYGKSALRNWMLQASKDGINWTTIYTHVDDCSLNEPGSTATWTLEPPAVSDDSQGWRHLRLQQTGKNASGQTHYLSVSGFEVYGEVTGVCEDLGRAAKEAEACVRRQRRLIRSQVLRHLVAGARVARGLDWKWRDQDGVPPGEGTVTGELHNGWIDVTWDNGCSNSYRMGAEGKYDLRLVCSGNTSMETSTDSASKTKNDQAASADNLAAKQAAESIAESVLSVARAEAVVAVTGESGVNSTGELSVVLHPRPDTAAVTSDLATIVESLALNTDCSSATASGNGNSNRTSNSSKPLLSAVRGGNKPASGLFSLEAAEVLDRMREGADRLRNNTNSFLSGELLGLVPVRISVSGESDENSMRIRPAPRSHVAAAAAAAAIGATEGSKDCCPRDKDASSSSQNTAAGCPVVVTTNPMSVSVPNLACSDTTNNTLEPVPASGLLETFAAMARRRTLGPAASQHIASNTIPSSNSRGSNPVSSLVRLALSSNFPGGLLGTAQSYPSLTSSSQIPGTTTCSGGVGGGGLGQALTMSLTSTSSDSELVSLEEFLEACGEVAASSVGGARVGGGPTFLTEPEDDEDGVLAEEDDDNDENDEQEVDDDEENEEEGGDEGEYQEVMVSRNLLAAFMEEEAAPPSSKRRAWDDEFVLKRQFSALIPAFDPRPGRTNVNQTTDLEIPPPGSEARVPANAGSATITGPKLSLSLKGPGLPGIPDVEIPLVEPHASIFQSVQQLMQLTELGSKQEKLRRIWEPIYTIIYKEAKDDESSGRATPIVNLYSRNGNQNTNGCTVEDVLQLLRHVYVLGTSNSSVGLNNSRTIQIHQEEEHDSNWVHPDDFTSKKITNKIAQQIQDPLALAAGALPSWCEELARSCPFLLPFETRRLYFSCTAFGASRSIVWLQTQRDAVLERQRAPGLSPRRDDVHEFRVGRLKHERVSVPRGDKLLDWAEQVLKVHASRKSILEVEFVGEEGTGLGPTLEFFALVAAELQRKDLGLWLCDDEDPRLDGDYKSENNDHARSAGYYVTRSSGLFPAPLPQNSEACDRSVRYYWFLGVFLAKVLQDNRLVDLPLSRPFLKLMCRGDITNNVNERIGLTTSNVATQESMSSSMASSFISDDGDQDDQDDFDLEPTPWYDGILDINDLVSVDPVRGEFLKEIQTLVSKRERVISEGHSSSAEDSFIGETLYISHTSGTSVPIEDLALTMTYSPSSKVFKYDHVELKEGGMDVPVTIENAKEYTELTINYCFDRGIARQLEAFKAGFSKVFPMEKLYAFSPEEIRAMLCGEQNPQWTREDLLNYTEPKLGYTRESPGFQRFINVLLSLDGPERKAFLQFATGCSALPPGGLCNLHPRLTVVRKVDAGSGGYPSVNTCVHYLKLPEYPTEEILKERLLAATRERGFHLN